The proteins below are encoded in one region of Podarcis raffonei isolate rPodRaf1 chromosome 8, rPodRaf1.pri, whole genome shotgun sequence:
- the LOC128418423 gene encoding interferon-inducible GTPase 5-like isoform X4, producing MDPAITIEAIKKDLAELKAALEKKTLEAVSAEAQQLSNLLKDMTFEIAITGRTGAGKSSFVNALRGMEDEEKGAALAGMTERTMVPQEYSHPRSPDLKIWDLPGIGTNEFNGKEYLEKVNFSKYDFFIIIASGHFTENDTNLALEIRKNKKKFYYVRSKVDIDIDNDRRSKRINVKDTYEMMQSEKETLDIIRKDIYDNLKALGESSPRVFLISRWYLSKYDFPLLQETFEKEQDEIKRDVLIMSLPILTKDSIKKKEAAMESLIWKKAMVSCGVGLIPFSFLGLRCDIGIVISTMIHICKVFGLDENSLNILANRVGKDVEELKSAIEHTPSTGKITTEFDMDPLKRSAMWGAITVADQVLDFIPVLGSHYGGGSSYATTFHLLKNFLENAVKDAEKVLAKAAEPKRRK from the coding sequence ATGGATCCTGCCATAACAATAGAAGCCATAAAAAAAGACCTTGCTGAATTGAAGgctgctttggagaaaaaaaCATTAGAAGCTGTTTCAGCTGAAGCTCAACAGCTGTCAAATTTATTAAAGGACATGACGTTTGAAATTGCCATCACAGGAAGAACAGGTGCCGGGAAATCATCTTTTGTCAATGCCCTGCGAGGAATGGAAGATGAGGAAAAGGGTGCAGCTCTGGCTGGGATGACAGAAAGAACAATGGTGCCACAAGAATATTCACACCCCAGATCCCCCGACTTAAAAATTTGGGATCTACCAGGAATTGGAACAAATGAATTTAATGGAAAGGAATACCTAGAGAAGGTCAATTTCAGCAAGTATGATTTTTTCATCATAATCGCCTCAGGGCACTTCACTGAGAATGACACCAACTTGGCTCTTGAGATCcgtaaaaataagaagaaattcTACTATGTGCGCAGCAAAGTGGATATTGATATAGATAATGACAGGCGGTCAAAACGCATCAATGTGAAGGACACCTATGAGATGATGCAGTCTGAGAAGGAAACTCTTGACATTATACGGAAAGATATCTATGATAATTTGAAGGCATTAGGTGAGTCTTCTCCAAGGGTCTTTCTGATATCAAGGTGGTATCTGAGCAAGTATGATTTTCCCCTCCTTCAAGAGACCTTTGAAAAGGAACAGGATGAAATCAAGAGAGATGTTTTAATTATGTCTCTACCAATTTTAACAAAAGatagcattaaaaagaaagaggcTGCTATGGAGAGCCTGATATGGAAAAAAGCCATGGTGAGTTGTGGTGTTGGGTTGATTCCTTTCTCATTCCTTGGGCTTCGTTGTGACATTGGCATTGTGATTTCGACAATGATACATATCTGCAAAGTTTTTGGGTTGGATGAAAATTCTCTCAATATACTAGCAAATCGTGTGGGGAAAGATGTTGAGGAGTTGAAATCTGCTATTGAACATACCCCAAGCACCGGTAAGATAACGACAGAATTCGACATGGATCCCTTGAAGAGATCAGCAATGTGGGGAGCAATCACAGTGGCAGACCAGGTTCTGGATTTCATACCTGTGTTGGGGTCTCACTATGGTGGGGGCAGTTCTTATGCTACCACATTCCACTTGCTGAAGAATTTCCTGGAAAACGCTGTGAAAGATGCAGAGAAAGTTCTGGCAAAGGCTGCTGAGCCCAAGAGACGCAAGTAA